GTTGGGAAAAggagcctactgtgtgccaggagcGGGCAACCCTCCCAACCACCCAGTGAGGGAGATACTGTGTTCTTCCGTATGCAGAGGCCGAGGCTCGGGGAGGAGCCACAGCTTGTCCCAGGCCTGGCACAGGCAGCAAGCGAGTCTAGGCCCACAGCACCCGCTGTAGAATTGGAGGAACTCAGCTCTGAGCCCAGGGTCTGCCCCgctctgtctgtgtgtctgtctgtgcaCTACCACCTCTCCGAGACTcacattcctcatctgtaaagaggGAAGGATGATAGGGTTGCAGTGAGCGAGACAAGAAATAACACGCATGAAACACTGAGCGTGTGGGGCGTCTGGTGGCCtggttggttaagcctccgactcctgattttagctcaggtggtgatggcagggtcctgggacccagcgcCATGTGGggtgtctggctccacactcacgGCGAGAGTCTggttgacattctctctctctgctcctccccaccaatcacacacactctctctacaATAAACttgtacaaatttaaaaaacaaaaacaaaacaaaaccaagcaacCCGGTGTTCGCAGCTGGAGGAAGCAAAAGCTCTGAGAATCCCTTGAACAATTCTTCTTTCACAAGTGAACCCGTGGATGTCCTATTATGATCTCTGTGTGGGCCGATATCCTCTAGCATCGATTTGCTGGAAATCCGAATTTCAGTCAAATCGAtgcaattacttttaaaaagaaacaaggaaagaaacaCTGAGCATGGTCCATTGACCCACGTGAAGGCCCAGGAAATGGGAATTTCTCAGGGGCAgactggacccccccccccaaccagctGTCGCCATGACGCCTGCTAGAAAGAGCAGCCAAGGGGCTCCAGGATGGGGCTCTGGAAGGCAGACTTTCCAGGACTACAAGGAAGCATCTTTGAAGAACCAAGAACTTAGAGAGAACGGCTCCTGAGAGGTACTGGAGGCCTGGGGCGTAGGAgctgcaggcagggagagtggaacCAGGCCCTAAAAGGCACAGGGCTAGAGAGGATGCAACCTTACCAGGCAAATGCACGGGCTCAGGGCAATTCTCAAACCCAAGGGAGTGGCTGGGCGGGGGGTTCTGTTTCAGCAGAACAAAGTTTGAGTTTGGATGATGGAGGTGGAAGTCCCAGAATTTTCTCTGGCCGCTAAGGGGATAGGCTCTGAGTAGGGAGAGAGGTAGACACTTCCCAGGGCAAGAGTTAGGGTCCTGCTCAGGACATACTCGTGTGTGAGAGGTGGCTCTCAAGAGgtgcctgtctccctgcccccctgcccaccTTCTGAGGGTCaccagcccctctgcccctctgagaGGGGCCCCCTCACACCCAGCTTCTCAGGGACAGGCCTCAGTGGGGCTCATTGCCAGATGGGCCGAGAGGGTCCTCGGGTCAAGGCAGGACTTCTTTAccctgaggggcaggcagaggccctCCTGCTCGTTCCTGGGCCCACACGGGACATCCGGGCTAGACTCAGAGctgctctgctctgtggagacACTTGAGCCGGAGGGCATCTTGGCTGAAGCCCCTCCTTTGAGGTTGCTGGgacctgctcctctcccctctgctggcCCCCTAGTTAGAACACCCCTCCCCAGGGGTGATCGTGGGGAAGTAGGGCGCAGGTGGATGGGCTGCAGGGAGGAAGTAGGACAGACCTGCAGGGGTTGTCTTCTTCTCTCGTAGTAAGAACTCCAGGGCCCTCTCTCCCCTTGAAGGACGCGACGCCCCCTGCCTAGGGCCCACGGAAGTCACCAAGCAGTAGAGCTGTTTCTCTTTATTGTTGGGCGGAGGGGGGGCGATGAAGGAGGTGGGTAGGTAGGAGTTAAGGCTCCTCTCAGAATACAAAGGGGGTCGCTGGGCCAGGAGACTTGAGTCaggcatctgaggtcagggcccTGCCTGGAGAAGGAAGTCCCTGGGAGCGCCCACCCTCCGGGGGGGCTTCCTCTAGTTCCTCTCGTTCCAGCTCAAAGTGCCCCCCGTTCTGTGGCTCTGGATCAGTGACTGCCTGCCCAGGCTCTCCTACCTGGGGCCCTGGGAGGAGGGCGGCGGTTGTGGTTTCCCCGTGCTCTGTTGGGGGGGTTTCCCGGTGTTTGCTGGTGGGGTTTTTGTGGCGTTCGCGGCTTTCTTggggtttttaacatttttcgATTTCTTGGTGTCCTTAGACTTCAAGCTGGGGAACACGTCTTTGCACAGATCATGGGGCAGGGAGGGCGGTGGGTGGGGTGCCCGGTgatgtccccttcctcccccatccccctgcgcgttctccctctctccctccctccctctcgctcCCCCCACCCGCCCACCTGCTGTTGAAGAGCTTCTCTAGGTACTTGTTGAAGTGGGCGAAGTTGGCCATCCAGTCGGCCGCGCGGGGCGCTGGGGTCTCCGGCTCTTGCAGCTCCTCCCCCAGGGCTCCCCGGGGCGGTGCCAGCAGCAGCACTAGGCACACCAGGGCCAGTGCGCACGCGCAGCGCAGAGCCGgcgcctggggagggggtggggaagcagacgGAGCCGCCGGGTGTCACGTGACGGCCCGCCGCGGACCCGGGGCTGAATGGACTCAGCGAAGCGTCTACCTGCGGGACGCACGCAGGTGCGCGAGGCCGGACGGGACATCCCGGTGCCCAGGCCGAAAGATGCGCCCCTGGCCGTGCGCCGTGACGCACCCACGCACGAAGCCCGGGGTATAGGCGTGGTGGGAATGGACCGGGAGACACACTCTCGGTTGGACCCACCCGGGCTGCGTGGAGCCACCGGTCAGCTTCCTCACCTCATCGACCTCTTCCGCTACTCCTTGCTCACCCCACTCCAGCCTCGCCCGCCTCCTCGCTGTTGCTCCTGCTGTTCTCTTGCCTGGAAGACTTCCTCCAGATATCCAGATATCCTCCAGGACCaccttcctcacctcctccaggcatCAGCTCAAACGCCACTTCCTAAATGGGTCCTACCCTGACCCCTACTTAGAATTGCAGCCCAGCCCTTGATCTGGTGCCTTCCCCTTATGTGTCACCTTCTAACTAATATATTCTATGCTTGTTAAAAATTGTCATCTCTCCCAAGAGGCACGTTCCTCTTCCCCCATTTGTGAGCACCATCACAGCTGGACTCTGCCTATTTTGCTCACTGATGTGCACAAACATCTGGAGTAGTGCCCGACACTTCGCAGGTGCTCCATTCCATTTTAAATGAAGGACTAACACAGCTGCATAGGGGCATGCCAGCCCAGGGATCCCCATGTGCGCACCCAGCTGCGCACGGAGAATTTTATGTTGATTTTACGCAGGCGCATCCCGTGATTCACATACTCTGATGCCTGTACATGTGATCCACACCCTCCAGAGCTCCTGGGACCCTCAACTCTTTCTTGACCAGGaaagcccctcacccccaccacccaAAGCAGGGAGAGGAAACCCCCGCACTGTCCGCCATCAGATTGGCAGAGGGAGCGACCCTGGTCTCACTCATTCATGCCCTTAATGCCCCGGGGAAGGGGACCTCGGTGGCAGCCTCCATTCCCAAGCTCCTGGAAAGCAGAACTAACAGGGGTCCCAAACTCAGCCATGAGACATTACCATGGTGCTGGGTGGGCGCAGAGCAGCACAGCAGAAGGGTATCCTACATGGACCGCAGAGGCCCTTTATAAACCTTCAGCTCCATGCCCCCTTTCCCACAAAGGGTCCACGCCCAGCTTGGCCACCTCCTGCCCCTGTGTCATCACCTGGGAGTTGGGAACAGGGAGAAAGTGGGGGTGGAAGCACACGGGCTGCCAGCTGTCCTGATCTGGGCACAGTTCGTGCCGGGGGCCCAGAGGTGTgggtggcagaggcaggaagcCCTGGGGAGTCAGGGTCACCTTTTGCCTCAAGTCTACAGATTCCCAGGGAGGAACAGTCTCTGGGGTTGAGAGGGGACTCTGGTTTGCCCAGGGACTGTTTTTGGGGTAGGGAGGGGGCTAGGCTGAGAGATGAGGTACCCCTTCCCTCCTAGCTGGGGGCTCAGCACCCCTACTCCTGGCTTCCAGGCCTGCTGACAGGGGCATGGGTGAGGCTAAGCTTTCTGCCTTAGGACTGCAGGCCCTACTGCTCATTCTGGAGATTTTTGCCACCTGCCTAGCTACTTTGGAGACCCTGATGGGAGACGTGCAGAGCTTTCTCAAGTGTGGTGGGTCTCATGTGCCTGAATGATGAACTCAGAGCTTGGGCTGCTTCAGGTTACAGCGCCTTGGCTCTGTGTGGCCATTACGGCCCCACTCTACCTGCTGGACATTGCTGCTTCCCTGTGGCAGCGCTGTAAAATGTGGACTGATGCTTTTCACGCCAATGCCCACATCCCCAGAAGGGACACAGTAGGAAGAGCAGGGGCTTCTGGATAGGATTCCTGACTTTatcacttcctggctgtgtgaccttgtgtgACCTTGATTAAGGGAACTTATCTTCCCTGAGCCTCCTTATccgcatctgtgaaatggagctgATCCCATCTATAGCCTTAGGACTGTCCTGAGGATCCAGTGGGATGCTGTTGCTGAAGCCCTTGGACAGCTCCTGCCACAAGGTAATTGACATAGGTGAGCCCCTCCACTCAAGATGCACCCTTTCCCCCCATTCACACTTCTCCCTTAGGAGAAGGGGTGAGAAGCTCATTGTCAATGTCACCGAAGTTTACGGGATGGCTCAGCAGCCCTGTAAGACAGTACTGCATTCCCAAGGAGCCAAGACtctcaagaaagagaaatgagattCCCACGCTAAAATTCCATCATAGAAGTTGGGAGGCAAGAACTAGGTGTCAGTTTACCCCAGATCCCAACAAACGggctattttttatttcacttaggcACAAGCCCAGCATTGATGACCCCATTTCTGAAAGAGCTCCAACGATGTGTCCTCTTGTAGCCTGTGAGGACCCAAGCTGCCCTTATAAACCCCGGGGCTTTCCCACAAGGCACTGAAGGCTCTCAGTCCCTCACCCTTCTGGATTCACGCACATGTT
This region of Mustela lutreola isolate mMusLut2 chromosome 15, mMusLut2.pri, whole genome shotgun sequence genomic DNA includes:
- the LOC131816706 gene encoding uncharacterized protein LOC131816706 — protein: MANFAHFNKYLEKLFNSSLKSKDTKKSKNVKNPKKAANATKTPPANTGKPPQQSTGKPQPPPSSQGPRQGPDLRCLTQVSWPSDPLCILRGALTPTYPPPSSPPLRPTIKRNSSTAW